Genomic segment of Candidatus Profftella armatura (Diaphorina cf. continua):
CACAATTTATTGAAAATGATTATTTAAAGCAAGCTTTTTCCTTTAATTCTCTTTTTATAGGAGGAAATCCTTTTTCTACTTCTTCTATTTATACTTTAATTCATGCTTTAGAATACAAATGGGGAGTTTGGTTTCCTAGAGGCGGGGTAGGGGCACTAATTAATGCTTTAATTAAACTTTTTCAAAATCTTGGGGGGAGCATTATACTTAATTCAGAAGTTATTTCCATTAATGCTCATGAAAATAAAGCAAATAAAGTGTATTCAAAAAATGGGCAAATATTTAATGCTGATATAATTGCTTCTAATGCAGATTTAATTAATACTTATCGAAATTTATTAAGTCAATATACTTTCGGAAAAAAAAAGTATATCAATTTAATTAAAAAAAAAATGAGTAATTCATTATTTATAATATATTTTGGACTAAGTAAACAATATCCTCATTTAGCTCATCACACAATTTTCTTTCCCTCTAATTACAAAAAATCAATTGAAAATATTTTTGGAAAAAATTTTTCAACAAATAATATTTCTATATATTTACACTCTCCTTCTGTGACTGATTTATCATTAGCCCCTCTAGGTTGTTCTGTTTTTTATGCATTAATACCTGTGCCCAATCTAGATAATACCTCAATAAACTGGTCGGAAGAAAGCGTAAAATTTAAAAATATAGTTTTTAAATACCTTGAGAAATATTATATACCAAATTTACGTAAAAGATTAATAACACAACGTATATTTACTCCAAATGATTTTCAAAATGTATTGGGCTCATATTTAGGATCTGCTTTTTCATTTGCACCATTACTTACACAAAGTGCATGGTTTCGTCCTCATAATCGTGATAAAAATTTAACTAATCTTTATTTTGTTGGAGCAGGAACTCATCCTGGAGCAGGCATTCCCGGGGTTATAGCTTCCGCTAATATAACATCAGAAATTATACTTAATGATATTATTTTATGAATAATTATTCTATTTTAAAGTTAGCAAATAAAATTATAAAAACCGGATCAAAAAGTTTTTCATCAGCTATAAAACTTTTTGATCCGGTAGTTCGCTATAAAATACTTATGCTTTATGCTTGGTGTCGTTATTGTGATGATGTTATTGATAATCAAATTTGTGGAAATAAATCTAAATCTTTGCAAAAAAAAAAAAAAAATAATATCAAATATAAATTAAAAATATTACGTATAAAAACAAAAAAAGCTTGTATTGGATTCAAAATGAAAGAACCGGCCTTTTTAGCACTTCAAAAAATAATATCTATTTCTAATTTTCCAGTTAATTTACTTTTTGAACATCTTGATGGTTTTGAAATGGATGCAACTAAAAGATCTTATATAACATTAGATGAAACATTAGATTACTGTTATCATGTCGCTGGAACAATAGGATTAATTATAGCTCATCTTATTGGGGTAAAAGAAAAAAATACATTAAATTGTGCTCGTAATTTAGGAATTGCTTTTCAACT
This window contains:
- a CDS encoding phytoene desaturase, producing MKKAIIIGAGIGGIALAIRLQTAGISTIILEKRDKPGGRAYVYKQDGFTFDAGPTVITDPNSIKLLFDLSKNRMENYVDLLPIKPFYRLHWKTGKILNYENNIKDLEKQIAKFNLNDIKGYRLFLEYSKEAFKEGYLSFASKSFLTIKDMLFILPKLIKIQAWKSVYNIVSQFIENDYLKQAFSFNSLFIGGNPFSTSSIYTLIHALEYKWGVWFPRGGVGALINALIKLFQNLGGSIILNSEVISINAHENKANKVYSKNGQIFNADIIASNADLINTYRNLLSQYTFGKKKYINLIKKKMSNSLFIIYFGLSKQYPHLAHHTIFFPSNYKKSIENIFGKNFSTNNISIYLHSPSVTDLSLAPLGCSVFYALIPVPNLDNTSINWSEESVKFKNIVFKYLEKYYIPNLRKRLITQRIFTPNDFQNVLGSYLGSAFSFAPLLTQSAWFRPHNRDKNLTNLYFVGAGTHPGAGIPGVIASANITSEIILNDIIL
- a CDS encoding phytoene/squalene synthase family protein — translated: MNNYSILKLANKIIKTGSKSFSSAIKLFDPVVRYKILMLYAWCRYCDDVIDNQICGNKSKSLQKKKKNNIKYKLKILRIKTKKACIGFKMKEPAFLALQKIISISNFPVNLLFEHLDGFEMDATKRSYITLDETLDYCYHVAGTIGLIIAHLIGVKEKNTLNCARNLGIAFQLTNISRDIIDDFYIDRCYLPLNWLKNEGLNKLNFTLIENRKKLFKIVTRILDVAEFYYSSSLVKLNTLPLRSTLAIVTAWSIYREIGIKIRKYKHKAWNKRQYIKFHEIVKIFLTISWKIIIFRITTKLNIIIKKIFLTFFLKYVKIIIKIIKFKNKK